Part of the Vigna unguiculata cultivar IT97K-499-35 chromosome 3, ASM411807v1, whole genome shotgun sequence genome, GCGCCGTTTTGCGAAGGAGCCGGTGCTTCGGTCGGTGGAGCGGAGATTGCAGAAGGAGTGACGGAAGGAGCACCAGCCGGAGAAACGGGAGGCGACGGCGGAGAGTCGATGCCGGTCGGCGAAGGAGACGGAGCGTTCAGTGCCGGAATAGGGGGAGACGATGACGGCGACTCAGCGGCAGGAGAAATCGCCGGTGACGGAGAGCTCCGCGGTGTGGCCACGGGTGTTCTCTTCGGAGAGAGAGCTGGCGACGACGCCGGAGACTGAGCCATCGCGGAGATGACTAACAATGCGGCGACTAACGTGAACACAACGGTGGAGTTAGCCATTGTAGAAAGAGAGAGTAAAACACAAAAGGATTATGGAGTATTAATTGAACTATCAGAGAGAATAAGTTGATGAGTGAGAACGTGTGTGTAGTGAAGAGAAACATAGGGTTGTAGGGTATTTATAGAAGCGTGATCGCGTTGAGGTGAGTCGTTACTCACCGTTGATGCGTTGAAATCATTATCTGGTTGAACACGCGGCACTTATTCCTTCTGCCAGtgcacaaataaataataataaaaaatagtttcctttattttttttagaaaaagtttTTCACTGATTTTAATCAATAACATaaggaataaaattaaaactgtaTTTGATTTACgaaatatgtgaaaaaaaaattggaaaaaagaaagaaaaaaaagggagGAATTTGAGTTGAGTAGAAGGGTAAAGCAGAAACGACACGGCACGCGAGAGATTGAATGTGGGCAGCGAAAGCGAAACTGCAGATACAGCTGTCTTTCGGGAACGTACACGTGGTGGAGAAGTTTGAAGGATGAGATGAATCGGTGAGCGTTGGATGGAAGCTAGTTAAGGAAAGTGGTAACGGTCGAAAGAAGTAAATGAAGTGCACAAAATTTTCATGTGAATTCTGTGGTACATAGTTTCATTAAAGTTGGAGTCGGTTCTAAAACTGGCAGGGACCACCTCGTTTGTTTTCGACAAAGGTAATAATTAACAAGTAACGGTGTCTCTCTAGTGTCTTCTTACCATCTGCACCAGAAACTCATCCCAAACAAATTCTGGCCAACTTTTCAAGAAAATCTATCTGTGTTAGCTGATGTTACAAAATCATATTAACTCTTCTCCTTTTATTTACCAAGTGGTGAAAGAGATTAGTTTTTAAATGAAGTGAACCATATATTTGATGTAAGCATTTGAAACTAAAAAGTTGAAGCAGCATGTTTGGTCTTATGCTAGGTTGGACCCTGTTGCAGAAATCATATATCAATACAATACTGAGAGCAGAGCCTGAAACAAGTCTTCATAAactattatgaaatttgaaaatgttaCCCTTTCCTTTTTGTTGAAATGATGCTGTCCAGCCAGATTATAACCACTGAGTTGATCACCAAAACCAAAGATTATATATAACAGTTCACTTAGTAACTCCAATATTTTAGCTTCATTCTTTACCTGGTTGTCTTATTATGCTAGATGAAGTTAGATAATGCATGAAAAACAAAGTTTCTTAGGTTTTCCATTATCATTGTGAAATAATGGAAAGCAAATGTCTTTATAATGAACCACCAAGAACGTACACATGCATTTGCTGCGTGTTtactttttgaatttgaaaaataaatgcaaataatttttttattgaaaatatttattttaatttaaaaatgactaatttaaaagaaattaaatgaatgagatagttaaatttaagataacaggttatttaaaaagtaaaaataataaaacaactattttaatttcaaaaatattatttattaaagggtaaaattgaaaatagaattatatataCCAAAATGAATTATCCATTTTATATATAGGTATCCattttatatatagttttatatataGTATAGATAAAGTTAACaatgttttaatgttttaagaTGAATTTTTTAGTGACAAGTTAATTCCAACGTCTTTTGATTTAATGagtcattttttgttttgttttatatactATTACACAGTGATAATCACACACACAAGACTGActttttaaaaatctaaatcttttaaattaaagtttatttttacgATCATGTCAATATaaatcacattttattttagattatcATAAGtagtaatgttttaaaattaaaattaattcatatcTTATAATGACATGTGTTTTTCTCTCTATTGGTGAACTATGTTTAAGCATTTCGATAAATGTTCTTAGAGTTTGAAGACACTTTTGGATCCCGATGATTCGTAAATTcactaaaaaacatttttataataaaaaatgctattaactttattaaattCAAAGGAAATGCTAATAACTCACAtcacattttctttaaaatagtaTTACTCCTAAAACACACAAGAAGGCCAGAGCCCAACTTGTACTTTCAGCAAGAGCCTAAGGTAAAGTTAGGTTTGAATAAACTTAGAAGTCTAGCAACATCACATGCAGTACAACAAATTAAAGAGATGCAAAATCACGCATGTGAATAATGATACATGTCAGAATCTAAATTTCATCCATAGGTAGTGTTCATAGCCAGAGCAAAGAAACACAAGACGCCAATTCCTTACCTTTAAACACTCCTCGTTTTAACCAACCAATACAAATCAAATGGTCCCAAAACGAATTgtttcctcttctttttcttgttttctgcAATTAGCTTTAAACCTAGCAATTTTGTTATGCGTAGTAGAAAGTTAGCTTTAAACAATTCAATGTACAAAACATCACCACTGCCAAATTTTTCAGTCCATTGAACCATACGACCTCATGGCCTCGGCCAGCCGATGCATTTTATCAAACAGTTTGGAGGCATCATTGAAGTTTTATGGCCAAGTTCAAGAAGAAATGCAAAACGCggggattatatatatatatatatatatatatatatatatatatatatatatatatatatatatatataaaataatattttgaatcaCTTGCTTTGACTTATTTTAATCAATCACTCTAATCACTCTtcaattatgtattttaaatttttttaatgatgtgaTGGAATGATCTAAATATGATTGGAGAGATGGGTTAAAAGtggatcaaaatatcattactctataaataaataaaaaaactaaatgtaAATCTCATTACCTTAGTTGCATATTCTAATCGAAGAATAATGAGACTGGTGACCTAGGACAAGAATTTGAACATTATTTTAATGGAAGATTTCGAAAGGGTTTATGCTATGCTCCGATGAATAATTTAGaggataatttatttattccaagaatttaaaattttttatactaaatgattgatttggataaaataattagaaagaactttaaatttcataaaatttggaaggtatttaaaattaataaaaaaaagaagaatttcaaataccctaaaaaatataagaaatttgaaatttcgTTCACTTTTACCCATCCTCACTTCACTAACGAAGGTCGAGCCAAGTCGGCTCAGGCTAAAGCCTCAATTGAGTCAACTCAGGCTAAAGGCTTAAATCACATTAACTTGAGTTGAAAGATCAATTGAGTAAATCTATGCTAAAAGTTGAACCAATTTTGCCCAAGTGGAAACAACCCAAGCCAAGGTTGAGCTAAGTTAGTCCAGGTTGAGTTGACTCAAGTTGAACTAGGTTTAATCAGTTCGAGTTAGGTCAGGTCAAATCGGCTTGAGTCAACCTAAACCAAAAGTTGAAACATGTACAAGATTAAAGGTCAAACTAACTCAACTTGAacttaatgataaaattaactttattttaaaatagaaattaaattattttgtccaaaaaagaaaattaaaatataaaatatttcaattattccATTTAAACAAACTGTGAGAACCTAGAAAATAGTAGTTTAGAATAAGtaagtgtttaaaataatggaacacggttattttattattaaaaatcataaatataaatagaaatctaataaacgagtttcattagtTATAAACATTTTATCTCTCTAATAACTATTTCTAAAATCCTCTCTACCTTTTCTCTAAGTTTCTGACTCCTGTAATCATCTGTTCAACGATCAAAGACCGCTAGGGGGATTCCTGCGACACACCCTATGTTTCTGTCCGATCAATTTCTCAAACAGAGTGAGAGTATTTTCTGCTCTTTTCTCTGATTTGGTCTAAATCTCCTTGCATGTGGATGATTTTAGACCGCATGTGCCTTTTGAGTTCTCCTTATGTTTTTCCACTAATCAGTGGTTCTATTGATGCACTTTGATCATGTTCTTGGTGTTCTTAGGAAGAATTGGGGACTCTGTCGGGTTGTGAGGTGTATTTGAACTTTGTGAACTGTTTGTATAGTATctcaagtaagggaagctaatgtTTATCATGTCTCAGAAACCTACTAGGAatgttattatatgattattctgTAATTGACTGATGTGTTTGATATGTGGACTGGGTTGTGatgtttgaaaatgataaatacTTAGGTTTTATCTGTTGTTTGAGAATAATTGTATGTTATAGGTGCAATTGGATGCAATTTGTGTgaatatattgataaaattaatgTGTGATACTCGAATGGTCTCTGTAGAGGTTTTGGGGTTGTATGGATTGGTTGAATAGGTATAATTTTGCTTAAATCAGCTTCTGTAGAGTTGTGTAGATTTGCTTACTCGTTGGGCGAGCCTCCTCGCTAGGCGAATAAGTTGATCTGCATAGTTATGCAGAACACTGATCTGTAGAATTATGCAGATTCACAGACTTGCTTGGCGAATTTCCAAGTTAGGAAATTCCAAACCTGGACCAGTGGCTGGGCAAGTGCTACTAGTTGGGCAAGCATAGGCTAGTGGTTGGGCGAGTGGTACTTGCTGGGCGAATTTCCAGGAGGAAATTCCATACCTGTACTAGTGGCTGGGCGAGTGATACTAGCTGGGCGAGTAAGTACGAAATTGAAACTTGCATTCTTGAGTgatttgaatgatatttttgtagttatagaagctttttaattattatgaatgatgAGTATATGATATGAGATTGTTTATATGATATtgagttgagattggttgatgCTAACCCAAGGAGGATTAGCAATGATTgtggtagtgtatgcattgaggTAGGGATTGTTTTGGTAGTTATTCTGGCGCTTTAGtaaccattcaaattctcaagtagagaggaatgaggtatgtggtgagaggagcaAGAGGTCCTAGCCTAGGGGTTTTTCCTTAACCATAGATGTTAACGGACTAACCTTGTATGTGGTAGAGTTTTACTCTGTATCTGTCACGGACTAACCTTGTATGTGGTAGAGTTTTACTCTGTATCTGTCGCTCTACAAAGCATGAGATGTCACTACAAGTGTACAACTGCCTGGATCCAACTTCAATGCATGAATCCGGATTAATTGGGTCTTAGATTATTAATTTGTGTGAAACTAATTGATTATTTGTGCTTTTTGTATGTTATTAACTATAGAATTGATTTAAGTTCTCTTTTTAAatcattagcttacccttcttttgTCTCTTTTGTTTTTGGTGCCTATTATTTCTTGCCGTGATCACCTGATTGGTGTGAGCAGTTGAAGATCTTACACCTAGTCCCGTGCAGGGAAGAGGAGGAAATGTTGCACAATAGAGTTTCTATGAAAATTCTTGTGTTTTTAGTTTAGACCtgtgttttctcttttgaaaaCTCTAGTGCAAGTTGTGTATATAAATTGTATAGCAGTTTATCTAGTTTTTGTGGGATGACTGTAACatacaatttatattttggGTTCTATGCTTTGAACTATCAGATATgcaatgttttgtttgatggtTTAGACTATTAAATAGGATGTTAcacaaattatttaagaaataaaaaaaattataaataatttaaataaaaattattttaattttttagaatcGTTGAAATCTTTCGTccaaacacaaaattaaaaaaaaaaaaaagattgtgtATGGCAGCCGGTTTGGAATGGTAGTGATGGGTTTGGGTAACAAAAGCTCAGTGTAAAAGTTGTACTTTTCTGATAACGAACCTCGCTACAAATGCACACAATACTGTAAAATGAAACTACACAAACGCGCacacctttatatatatatcatgaacACAAAAGAAAGCAATAAAGTGAACCTCAAGTTTGTCTAGACAATGCCTGATATATCATCTACGAGACTACGATATACATACATTACATGGCACTTAATAAAGTTTAAGAGTGACAAATGTTTGACGAAGCCTAATTTGTAGCCTGCCAGAAGAAAAATCAGGCAAATGAATCAGAAAAATTAAATCATGAACCGTATAGAAAACCACTCTTTATGCtgtttgtgagataaaattgCGTATCTGGCAGGAAAAGCAGGTTTATAAGCCAGGAGCAGCATTAGAATCATCACCACTGCCGGCTTTACCATTGCCACTGTCTGGATTGTTCAATATGCTGTTAAATTCTGAGCCATATACATGACCCATTTTCGCACGTTTGGTCTCTAAGTATCTCTTGTTCTCTTTTGTGATAAGTGATAACAATGGTATCCTACCGGAAATTGTCAAACCATAACCTTTGAGTCCCACATACTTTGCTGGATTATTTGTCATTAGCTTCATAGAACGAACACCCAAGTCTCTCAAAATCTGCAAAAGCAATTTCAAATTCCAACCCTGActcaatacaaaaaataaatcgtAGGAAATTATCTGTTGCACTAGATATAGCATGCCAATGAACTTTCATCTCGTTGTAAATTTTTACATTTCAATCACAAAAATGATATACATAGTAAATTTGTTGACTTCTGTGATAACTATTACGGTGACAAAACAGGCTGAACACACAGACTAGTCCGTTAACCCATGTTAAAAGGAACGGATTGGATCCAAGATTCTTAGAAATTTCTAATTAGTTAACCAAGTCCAACTTTTTAAGATCCGcgcaaagaaattaaattccatTCTAAATCACCATGAACTAAGAAGTAAGACCGTAAAAGAATCCAAAGAGTATAACATTCAATATTCCATTCGTTAAgtatttttactataattacCTGTGCACCAATTCCATACTCCCTTGAGTCAACAGGCAATCCCAACTCCTCATTAGCCTCTACAGTGTCCCGTCCATCATCCTGTAGGTTATAGGCACGAAGTTTGTGGCCCAACCCAATGCCCCTTCCTTCATGTCCACGAAGATAGACCAATACACCTCTACCAGCAGTCTCAATCTGTTGCATTGCAATCGAAAGCTGATGTCCACAGTCACATCTGGCAGATCCAAATATGTCTCCTGTGAGACACTCTGAGTGTACTCTCACAAGTACATCATGTCCATCACCAATGTCACCCTGTTAAGCTATAAACAGTCAGAACCACCACATTGGCTAAAAGTTTACTGTTAAgcaatttaattttctaaacggaaaaaagttaaacataagTTGAGCAAATTCTATTTTGCAAATGCTTCAGGTCCATAAACTTACCAGCAAACACCTTGAAGacaaaatgatgaaaataacaaagGCTGAACATCAATTTATCCCCATAGAAAGAAAATACTACGCCGATGTTAgtttaaatgataataatatgcTTACATACATTTGTAATTCCTAAAGATAACCACGATTATCACCCCTATACTTTAAGAGTTTGGCCTTAATCCCaataattaagataaataactaaattaagcACTTATTTAATAAGCTTTCATCACAGGAGAGCTTATGCCATGAATTCAATCATGAAACTTATATGCTAGAAAGAGTGTATTTTGATCATATTCTCACAAAGACACTTATTGAAATAAgctt contains:
- the LOC114176843 gene encoding classical arabinogalactan protein 1-like, coding for MANSTVVFTLVAALLVISAMAQSPASSPALSPKRTPVATPRSSPSPAISPAAESPSSSPPIPALNAPSPSPTGIDSPPSPPVSPAGAPSVTPSAISAPPTEAPAPSQNGAALNRFTLAGSAAAVVLAAALFM